The Oncorhynchus tshawytscha isolate Ot180627B linkage group LG05, Otsh_v2.0, whole genome shotgun sequence genome includes a window with the following:
- the LOC112250148 gene encoding cardiac phospholamban isoform X1, which produces MEKVQHTMRSAIRRASMVVDVPPQAKQNLQELFVNFSLILICLLLIYIIVLLIPM; this is translated from the exons ATGGAGAAGGTGCAGCACACGATGCGCTCGGCCATCCGCAGGGCCTCCATGGTGGTGGACGTGCCCCCCCAGGCCAAGCAGAATTTGCAGGAGCTCTTTGTCAACTTCAGCCTGATCCTCATCTGCCTGCTGCTCATCTACATCATCGTGCTGTTGAT ACCTATGTAG
- the LOC112250148 gene encoding cardiac phospholamban isoform X2, translating into MEKVQHTMRSAIRRASMVVDVPPQAKQNLQELFVNFSLILICLLLIYIIVLLM; encoded by the coding sequence ATGGAGAAGGTGCAGCACACGATGCGCTCGGCCATCCGCAGGGCCTCCATGGTGGTGGACGTGCCCCCCCAGGCCAAGCAGAATTTGCAGGAGCTCTTTGTCAACTTCAGCCTGATCCTCATCTGCCTGCTGCTCATCTACATCATCGTGCTGTTGATGTGA